From the genome of Aspergillus fumigatus Af293 chromosome 1, whole genome shotgun sequence, one region includes:
- a CDS encoding histidinol dehydrogenase family protein, which produces MARRHLKSRADTASNSTAPQVDVGAIVKGVIDDIRANGDTAVRKYSERFDKWSPASFRLSREEIEASIAACPPQTIEDIEQVQRNVRAFAKAQRDSIKDFEYEIHPGVYLGQKNLPIQTVGAYIPGGRYPLLASAHMTILTAKEAGVPKVIGCTPPIAGKIPHATIAAMHLAGADEIYVLGGVQAIAAMALGTETMDKVDFIAGPGNAFVAEAKRQLFGEIGIDLFAGPTEILIVADETANPFTVATDILSQAEHGPDSPAVIITTSEAVGRESMRIITELLKNLSTAELAGTSWERFGEVIVVDSIDEAWKLADEYASEHVQILTKEPRQALRNMNAYGALFLGEKTCVSYGDKVIGTNHVLPTKKAARFTGGLWVGKYLRTVTYQEVTSRQASGELGRLCGRAARAENFEGHARSGDLRAYNYLGDQFEWIQRDI; this is translated from the exons ATGGCAAGACGTCACCTCAAGAGTCGCGCAGATACCGCGTCCAACTCGACAGCGCCCCAAGTCGACGTTGGCGCCATTGTCAAGGGTGTGATCGACGACATTCGCGCCAATGGAGATACGGCAGTTCGCAAGTACTCGGAGAGGTTTGACAAATGGTCGCCTGCCTCGTTCAGGCTCTCCCGGGAAGAGATTGAGGCATCCATTGCAGCCTGCCCTCCACAGACAATCGAGGATATTGAACAGGTCCAGAGGAATGTGCGGGCCTTTGCAAAAGCGCAACGTGACTCGATCAAAGATTTCGAGTATGAAATTCATCCA GGCGTGTATCTTGGACAGAAAAATCTGCCTATCCAGACAGTCGGAGC CTACATCCCAGGCGGACGATACCCCCTCCTTGCCTCCGCCCATATGACCATTCTCACAGCCAAAGAAGCTGGCGTCCCCAAGGTCATTGGCTGTACTCCTCCTATCGCAGGCAAGATTCCTCATGCAACAATTGCAGCCATGCATCTCGCTGGTGCCGACGAGATCTACGTGCTTGGAGGAGTCCAAGCCATTGCAGCCATGGCGCTGGGCACTGAGACCATGGACAAGGTGGATTTCATCGCGGGGCCTGGCAATGCCTTTGTCGCCGAGGCGAAGAGGCAGTTATTTGGCGAAATTGGGATAGATCTCTTTGCCGGGCCAACGGAGATTCTTATTGTGGCTGATGAAACTGCCAATCCCTTTACGGTGGCAACGGACATTCTCTCGCAGGCCGAGCATGGGCCTGATTCGCCCGCGGTGATCATCACCACGTCTGAGGCCGTTGGTCGAGAATCGATGCGGATTATTACCGAGCTCTTGAAGAACCTGTCCACCGCTGAACTAGCGGGAACCTCGTGGGAACGGTTCGGCGAGGTGATCGTCGTGGACTCGATTGACGAAGCTTGGAAACTGGCCGATGAATATGCCAGCGAGCATGTCCAGATCCTCACCAAAGAGCCGCGACAAGCCCTCAGGAACATGAATGCCTACGGTGCTCTATTCCTTGGAGAAAAGACTTGTGTCTCCTACGGCGATAAG GTCATTGGCACCAACCACGTCCTTCCCACCAAGAAAGCTGCGAGATTTACGGGAGGTCTGTGGGTTGGAAAATATCTTCGCACCGTGACATATCAAGAAGTCACCAGCCGTCAAGCAAGCGGCGAATTGGGACGGCTGTGCGGAAGAGCAGCACGCGCTGAGAACTTCGAGGGTCATGCACGGTCTGGCGATCTTCGGGCTTACAACTATCTCGGTGATCAGTTTGAATGGATTCAGAGAGATATCTAG
- a CDS encoding putative salicylate hydroxylase — protein sequence MATINGTVANQATSPSPLKVLVVGGGIGGLTAAIALRRQGHDVQIFEQSRLAVETGAALHLAPNANGILKRLGIDAQQFGANLMERVRVMLLIDSHTMSNTLASLLNITLWAKLNEISILPSKTRGGSMAATSTDAGREAIPFRTASRVVHVDPASATITLEDGTQFQGDLVVGADGVHSVTRSAIPGGNVKASCCGKSAFRFLVSKDAALGDPETAALVERPGQLSIWYGTDRRIVLYPTSNNTVLNFVLIHPEEESAEEADESWGQSGNLQKMLQIFSSFDPAVLKLLSMADPQSVRVWKLLDMEEIPCWYEGRLALLGDAAHPFLPHQGQGAGVAIEDAASLAVVLPFGTTVEEIPERLQLYDEIRHERASRIQQYSRLAGRDRVDGQETADMYGFTNYNFGHDEWDNSTQRLREWTWKRIPNPYWRMPIAFGPMPGPRQNHLGIPRDGTKSTFTTASIKFKTSRTVLQNLFPPGRRGWRFSAPDTVAYASFSQTTLNKMEWLGGSGYHHIGLYVHGVEYVKKDGTVIRGSYLPILFESLTDPIVSGREELGAPKLYTSVDIYRRAKSYRIRTGWQGALWGHFLLEDLVEVDPASAPGGFSGEADEGILVHKYLPQTGRLNKNKAAEEYAAFDPFSEAVPIPNPRKVWTSSKASFQIDPLDWEQLPTLHHVISRLAELPVYEIASARVVEGEGVPDVSGMRPIE from the exons ATGGCAACTATTAACGGAACAGTCGCTAACCAAGCCACCAGTCCATCTCCTCTGAAGGTCTTAGTGGTAGGAGGTGGAATCGGTGGGTTGACTGCTGCAATTGCCCTTCGTAGGCAAGGCCATGATGTCCAG ATCTTCGAGCAATCTCGACTAGCCGTCGAAACAGGCGCCGCACTTCATCTTGCTCCGAATGCCAATGGAATCCTGAAGCGATTGGGTATCGATGCGCAGCAGTTCGGTGCGAACTTGATGGAGAGGGTGCGTGTCATGCTATTAATCGACTCGCATACTATGTCTAACACTTTAGCTAGCTTGCTGAATATAACTCTCTGGGCCAAATTGAACGAGATATCGATCTTACCGAGCAAAACAAGAGGTGGCAGCAT GGCAGCCACGAGCACTGATGCGGGCCGCGAGGCCATCCCATTCCGAACCGCTAGTCGGGTGGTGCACGTCGACCCAGCATCAGCCACAATCACACTTGAAGACGGGACCCAGTTCCAGGGCGATTTGGTGGTTGGAGCCGACGGAGTCCACTCCGTCACTCGCAGCGCAATTCCAGGCGGCAATGTCAAGGCTTCCTGCTGCGGCAAAAGCGCCTTTCGCTTCCTTGTCTCCAAGGACGCAGCACTGGGTGATCCCGAGACGGCCGCTCTAGTCGAGCGTCCGGGACAGCTATCCATCTGGTACGGAACCGATCGGCGGATTGTACTCTATCCGACGTCGAACAACACTGTGTTGAATTTCGTGTTGATTCACCCCGAAGAGGAGTCGGCAGAAGAGGCAGACGAGAGCTGGGGCCAGTCAGGCAACCTACAGAAAAtgctccagatcttctcttcgTTTGACCCTGCAGTGCTAAAGCTGCTGAGCATGGCGGATCCACAGAGCGTTCGGGTTTGGAAGTTGCTAGATATGGAGGAGATACCCTGTTGGTATGAGGGGCGTTTGGCTTTGCTGGGCGATGCCGCCCATCCCTTTCTCCCACATCAAGGGCAGGGAGCGGGGGTTGCAATAGAGGACGCTGCTTCCCTGGCTGTCGTGCTGCCTTTTGGGACGACGGTCGAGGAAATACCAGAGCGTCTTCAGTTGTATGATGAGATTCGCCATGAACGCGCGAGCCGCATCCAACAATACTCTCGGTTGGCCGGCCGTGATCGTGTCGATGGACAGGAAACCGCTGACA TGTATGGCTTCACCAACTACAATTTTGGCCATGACGAGTGGGATAATTCGACGCAGAGACTCCGCGAGTGGACGTGGAAACGCATCCCGAATCCCTACTGGCGCATGCCCATCGCCTTTGGTCCTATGCCCGGTCCGCGCCAGAACCATTTGGGCATCCCCCGGGATGGCACCAAATCCACCTTCACTACTGCCTCGATCAAGTTCAAGACCTCACGTACCGTACTACAGAACCTCTTCCCCCCGGGCCGCCGTGGCTGGCGATTCAGCGCTCCTGATACCGTGGCATATGCCTCCTTCTCGCAGACCACCCTGAACAAGATGGAGTGGTTGGGTGGCTcaggatatcatcatatcGGTTTGTATGTCCATGGTGTCGAGTACGTCAAGAAGGACGGCACCGTCATTCGAGGCTCCTACCTGCCCATCCTCTTTGAATCGCTGACCGACCCTATCGTGtcgggaagagaagagctGGGCGCTCCCAAGTTATATACTTCTGTGGACATCTATCGCCGGGCAAAATCATATCGAATTCGTACAGGATGGCAAGGCGCTCTCTGGGGCCATTTCCTACTGGAAGACCTGGTCGAAGTTGACCCAGCGTCAGCCCCCGGAGGATTCAgtggagaagctgatgaagGGATCCTGGTACACAAATATCTACCTCAGACCGGTCGATtgaacaagaacaaggcgGCTGAGGAGTACGCGGCCTTTGATCCCTTCTCAGAGGCTGTGCCCATCCCCAATCCTCGCAAGGTGTGGACCTCCTCCAAGGCCAGTTTCCAAATCGACCCGCTGGACTGGGAGCAACTGCCTACGCTACATCATGTCATCTCGCGACTTGCAGAGCTGCCGGTATATGAGATCGCAAGCGCCAGGGTggttgagggagaggggGTGCCCGATGTTTCAGGAATGAGGCCAATTGAATAG
- a CDS encoding C6 transcription factor RegA: MITPQSQPDSVPEGNLVPRNLYQCGTCSQSYSRIDHLRRHILSHTQEKPHQCSVCSKRFGRIDLLRRHSALHITPGSKQILKKRPRSGSANLISRASQACSACAENHLRCDEEKPCARCRRRNIACVVPSKTTDGVQVRFANPDSPGSEEINSNQTSEESRGETDTLLSEGSQPLITPPMEIPASQEPDHSQLIDLGGNSHMPPDCIPSGPRDEFTSGLFTDAPSGVRTPRGSITFGLQTDLDFSMVDLSFLESYNSHVPFEFDEQAPSLSLSGSPYEARETPIERNPRGTRSMQRLRWRFVPDPQDHGYCEHENLLLPNEATGASSLTPESPEDAHSQSTTDQSLDFHSRDKILGIVLSQMKQPIPAVLSSFPSAQLLDSLIRYYLTAPFSTANTWIHRATFRPRQVCPELLLAMAAAGAVLTPDPSLRKLGFAMQEVVRLQLPSVFERNNTTIRDLHLHQAYLLYLEIGLWSGNSRKIEISEAFRQPLLTMVRRGGNFHHSAYPPLPARLEESGRSLEDTWRAWVYKEAYKRLVYRLFRLEAQVSMALFTSPLVTYVEMGPPLPAPAYLWEASSASQWKDAYHSSPLPSTGRIRTLNECVANLDLLETSRRVADIRLACGAVMHCIWGLVWEFRQLSSLLNGHSRYWDNDLLMVARHGQLSRILECFRIGYRDEVPVQLHFVMMHMYVSLEEVETLATSDDAGRAWEQPALSDWFKSEHCRHAIWHAGQVVRGIKCLPLQGLRDFMAIALYHASLTLWTYGVVFFHNMDNQSQQLAGPTLQQKVWLDGLECEDIQRFITLHRGIPVLQGLGHAEETVFVGDPQSVLETMIKVMQQNHHHETSKQTPPLVDNLVHLLEKLRDASK; this comes from the coding sequence GGCTCTGCATATCACCCCAGGGAGCAAGCAGATTCTCAAAAAACGCCCTCGCAGTGGCAGCGCGAATCTCATCAGCCGGGCTTCTCAAGCATGCAGTGCCTGTGCAGAAAACCATCTTAGATGCGATGAAGAAAAGCCCTGCGCCAGATGTCGCAGGCGAAATATTGCCTGTGTGGTGCCTTCCAAGACCACTGATGGCGTTCAAGTACGCTTTGCCAACCCGGACAGCCCGGGCAGCGAGGAAATAAACAGTAACCAAACCTCAGAGGAAAGCAGAGGAGAAACAGATACACTATTATCTGAGGGATCCCAGCCACTCATCACTCCTCCAATGGAGATCCCAGCCTCACAAGAGCCGGACCATTCGCAGTTGATCGACTTGGGTGGAAACAGCCATATGCCGCCGGACTGCATTCCATCTGGGCCCCGGGATGAGTTCACCAGCGGATTGTTTACAGATGCGCCCAGTGGCGTACGAACACCCCGGGGATCGATCACTTTTGGTCTGCAGACCGATCTTGACTTCAGCATGGTCGATCTCAGCTTCCTCGAATCATACAATAGCCACGTCCCGTTTGAGTTCGACGAGCAAGCACCGAGTCTGTCCCTGTCTGGTTCGCCCTATGAGGCCCGCGAAACACCGATAGAGCGCAATCCCCGAGGCACACGGTCTATGCAGCGACTGCGATGGCGCTTCGTTCCTGATCCTCAAGATCATGGTTATTGCGAGCACGAAAACCTGTTACTACCCAATGAAGCGACTGGCGCATCCAGCCTGACTCCCGAGAGTCCGGAAGACGCACACAGCCAATCGACAACGGACCAGAGTCTCGATTTTCACTCGCGTGATAAGATTCTGGGCATTGTTCTCAGCCAGATGAAACAGCCTATCCCGGCGGTTCTGTCATCCTTTCCCTCggcccagcttctcgacagccTGATCAGATATTACCTAACGGCCCCATTCTCCACCGCAAACACGTGGATCCATCGGGCCACTTTTCGCCCTCGACAGGTGTGTCCAGAGCTGCTTCTCGCCATGGCAGCAGCTGGGGCCGTCTTGACGCCGGATCCCTCGCTACGCAAACTTGGATTCGCCATGCAGGAGGTCGTACGGTTGCAGCTGCCTTCGGTGTTCGAGAGGAACAACACTACCATCCGTGATCTTCACCTGCATCAAGCATACTTGCTATACCTAGAGATTGGGTTGTGGAGTGGCAATAGCCGGAAAATCGAAATCTCAGAGGCCTTCCGCCAACCGCTGTTGACCATGGTTCGCCGCGGCGGCAATTTTCACCATTCAGCCTATCCGCCACTGCCGGCGCGGTTAGAAGAATCTGGTCGGAGCTTGGAAGATACATGGCGTGCCTGGGTGTACAAAGAGGCATACAAGCGGCTGGTGTACCGCTTGTTTCGACTGGAAGCGCAAGTCTCCATGGCTCTCTTCACCAGCCCTTTGGTTACGTACGTCGAAATGGGCCCTCCTCTACCTGCCCCTGCGTATCTGTGGGAAGCGAGTTCCGCGTCTCAATGGAAGGACGCCTATCATTCATCTCCTCTGCCCTCCACCGGTCGAATTCGCACGCTCAACGAGTGCGTGGCGAATTTAGATCTTCTGGAAACCAGTCGTCGTGTTGCGGACATCCGTCTCGCTTGCGGCGCCGTCATGCACTGTATATGGGGCCTCGTATGGGAGTTCCGCCAGCTGAGTTCTCTTCTCAACGGACACAGCCGCTACTGGGATAATGATCTGCTCATGGTCGCTCGGCATGGACAGCTGAGCAGGATCCTCGAATGTTTCCGAATTGGATATCGCGACGAAGTCCCAGTGCAGCTGCACTTTGTCATGATGCACATGTACGTGTcactggaggaggtggagaCATTGGCTACCTCGGACGATGCCGGTCGCGCCTGGGAGCAACCTGCTCTGAGTGACTGGTTCAAGAGCGAACATTGCCGACACGCCATATGGCATGCGGGCCAGGTCGTTCGAGGTATCAAATGTCTTCCGTTGCAAGGTCTACGAGATTTCATGGCGATTGCGCTATACCATGCCAGTCTCACTTTGTGGACCTACGGGGTGGTATTCTTCCATAACATGGATAACCAAAGTCAGCAGCTGGCTGGTCCAACACTGCAGCAGAAGGTCTGGCTGGATGGACTAGAGTGTGAGGATATACAGCGTTTCATCACTCTGCATCGCGGAATACCAGTCCTGCAGGGCCTTGGTCATGCAGAAGAGACTGTGTTTGTCGGTGACCCCCAGTCAGTTCTGGAGACGATGATCAAAGTCATGCAGCAGAATCACCACCATGAAACTTCTAAACAGACTCCGCCACTGGTGGATAACTTGGtccatcttcttgagaaGTTGCGAGATGCCAGCAAATAA
- a CDS encoding putative MFS transporter has protein sequence MADTILKTTETIEHVEDSQSRDLFHLHNLGHVRLRHEHTNEVILIPAPSLDPNDPLRWSTGYKIYIAILVSLAMVMCNFMAAGPTVAMVAIATDFKEGGNTTMSDWISRAAYFFNNSALMQGVSCLFWVPLLNKFGRRPVYISAFILYFFMILGAGLSKTYAGELTTRTILGIGAGAGECLAPVTIADVFYLHQRGYGMAIYNAALSAGVAFGIIISGLVTIKHDWRTIYWVGCALVGALTVVVVLFFPETAYRRVGNPLVERAVEIQKLSDSNNLESASVPPIPPKVSYWRSLRFWSGETYTDESFWRMFVRPFGLILIPPIFWATIVMSVTIGFLVAVVSNFASAFSTTYGFEAWQSGLCFIAGMLGCFLGTFAGGPFSDWVADYFTRRNGGIREPEMRLPAIIPSVIAAPLSLVLYGCGIANGWHWMVPTFGLGLLSFAITQGTNVSFVYCIDSFRPVAAEVTVTQLAFKSCFGFLLSFYTNPWIDQSGYIAAYGAMAGISGGCLLFFIPLFFWGKSIRHASMKWSLVQFVFWKDDREVGE, from the exons ATGGCAGACACTATTCTGAAAACGACAGAGACAATCGAGCATGTCGAGGACAGTCAGTCTCGCGACCTCTTTCATCTACACAACCTCGGCCATGTCCGTCTGCGGCATGAGCACACCAACGAGGTCATCCTGATTCCAGCTCCCTCACTGGACCCGAATGATCCCCTTCGCTGGTCGACTGGCTACAAGATCTATATCGCCATTCTCGTCTCTCTAGCCATGGTCATGTGTAATTTCATGGCTGCCGGTCCCACGGTCGCAATGGTTGCAATTGCGACGGACTTCAAAGAAGGGGGAAACACAACGATGAGTGACTGGATCAGTCGAGCCGCGTACTTTTTCAACAACAGCGCTCTGATGCAGGGTGTCTCGTGTCTCTTCTGGGTGCCGCTACTTAACAAATTCGGCCGGCGGCCAGTCTACATCTCTGCTTTCATTCTCTACTTTTTTATGATACTTGGAGCCGGTCTATCAAAGACGTATGCAGGCGAGCTCACGACCCGGACCATCCTAGGGATCGGAGCAGGTGCCGGCGAGTGCCTGGCGCCTGTTACCATTGCCGATGTGTTCTATCTTCACCAGCGAGGTTATGGCATGGC GATATATAACGCTGCCTTGAGTGCCGGAGTTGCCTTCGGTATCATCATCTCGGGACTAGTCACGATCAAACACGACTGGCGGACCATCTACTGGGTGGGATGCGCTCTAGTCGGAGCCCTGACCGTTGTGGTCGTCCTCTTTTTCCCAGAGACTGCCTACCGGCGTGTTGGGAATCCCTTGGTGGAACGCGCCGTCGAGATCCAAAAGCTCTCGGACAGCAACAACCTGGAATCTGCATCAGTACCTCCTATTCCTCCCAAGGTGAGCTACTGGCGTAGTCTGCGCTTCTGGTCCGGCGAGACATATACCGACGAGTCTTTCTGGCGGATGTTCGTGCGTCCCTTTGGGCTGATCCTCATCCCGCCCATCTTCTGGGCCACCATCGTCATGTCGGTGACTATCGGGTTCCTGGTGGCGGTTGTATCTAATTTCGCCTCGGCGTTCAGTACAACCTACGGCTTTGAGGCGTGGCAGTCCGGTTTATGTTTCATCGCTGGCATGTTAGGTTGTTTCCTGGGTACGTTCGCAGGTGGTCCGTTTTCCGACTGGGTGGCGGATTACTTTACAAGGCGCAATGGAGGAATCCGTGAGCCCGAGATGCGATTGCCTGCGATTATCCCCAGCGTGATCGCTGCGCCACTTTCTTTGGTGCTATATGGATGTGGTATCGCCAATGGCTGGCACTGGATGGTACCTACCTTTGGCTTGGGCTTGT TGTCTTTCGCCATCACCCAGGGCACGAATGTCTCCTTTGTCTACTGCATTGACTCCTTCCGTCCAGTGGCCGCTGAAGTGACGGTCACCCAGCTTGCTTTCAAGT CTTGCTTTGGATTCTTACTTTCCTTCTATACCAATCCGTGGATCGACCAGTCCGGCTATATTGCTGCCTATGGCGCTATGGCGGGTATTTCAGGCGGCTGCCTACTTTTCTTCATCCCACTGTTTTTCTGGGGCAAGTCTATCCGACATGCCTCCATGAAGTGGTCGTTGGTTCAGTTTGTATTCTGGAAGGATGATCGTGAGGTGGGAGAGTAG
- a CDS encoding SDR family NAD(P)-dependent oxidoreductase codes for MNSPKVALITGASRGLGAAIARCLAEEGMNIVINYNSDPAPAERLLQEMRALSQAKVPGANAPRYAAFQANLANQSSTQQLVQQTIQTMGRLDVVVSNVGWTRMTNFMNLEDADNEMDWDRCFSMNVKSHFQLFRVCQEHLERSEGVFIATASVAGVKPSGSSLPYAVTKAALIHLVKSLAIIAAPKIRVNSVSPGILLTDWGLQFPEETLSAAKDKNLLKRFATPEDVAEQVKVFATSKSMTGVNAVIDAGFSL; via the exons ATGAATTCACCAAAGGTCGCTTTGATTACCGGCGCCTCTAGAGGCCTCGGCGCAGCAATTGCGCGATGCCTGGCTGAGGAGGGCATGAACATCGTGATCAATTACAATTCCGATCCTGCTCCGGCGGAACGTTTACTGCAGGAGATGAGGGCTTTGAGTCAGGCCAAGGTGCCGGGTGCGAATGCCCCTCGCTATGCAGCATTCCAGGCGAATCTGGCCAACCAAAGCTCCACTCAGCAGCTTGTGCAGCAAACCATTCAGACAATGGGCCGGTTAGACGTGGTGGTGTCCAACGTCGGCTGGACGAGAATGACCAATTTTATGAATCTGGAAGACGCTGATAACGAGATGGACTGGGATAGATGCTTCTCGATGAATGTCAAAAGTCATTTCCAGCTTTTCCGGGTTTGTCAGGAGCATTTGGAGCGGAGTGAGGGGGTATTCATTGCTACAGCGAGTGTTGCGGGGGTGAAGCCGAGTGGAAGTTCATTG CCATATGCCGTGACCAAAGCGGCTCTTATCCATCTTGTCAAGAGTTTGGCCATCATTGCAGCCCCGAAGATCCGAGTCAACTCGGTCTCGCCAGGGATTTTACTGACA GACTGGGGTCTGCAATTCCCAGAGGAAACGCTCAGCGCCGCGAAAGACAAAAACCTGCTCAAACGATTTGCAACGCCGGAG GATGTTGCCGAACAAGTCAAAGTATTCGCTACTTCAAAGTCCATGACGGGGGTAAATGCAGTAATCGACGCCGGCTTTTCGCTTTGA